DNA from Sulfurospirillum arsenophilum NBRC 109478:
GACTTTTTTCAGGGTGAAACTGTACCCCATAAAGATTGTTTGCATTGATTGAAGAGACAAATTTATGTCCCGCATAATTCGTTAAAGATGCGATATTCGTATAGTTTACAACTTCGAACGAGTGCATAAAATAGAACTCCTCATACTCAAGTCCAGCTAAAAGCTTATTTGATTTTACAACATCAATACTATTAAAACCCATGTGAGGTACTTTGGCATCAACAAGCATAGGTTTTACTTCCGCTTCAATAGCGCATAATCCATCAGTTTTTCCATACTCAAAACCTAATTTTGAAAGTATCTGCATTCCTAAACAAATTCCTAACGTTATCTTTGCTTTCATAGCTTCTTTTAAGGGCTCAAGCAAATTGTCTTTTTGCAACTCATTCATTGCATCTTTAAAACTTCCAACTCCAGGGATGACTATTTTATCTACGTTATCTAGTTCTTCTTTTGTATTGACAATTTTCACTATTCCTCCAGCTTTTTCAATCGCCTTCTTAATACTGTGAATATTCCCAGCAATTCCATAATTGATTAGACCTATTATGTTACTCATTTTGAAACCTCTATTCCAACACTTATTAAATACTCTTTGATATCTTTAATAGTATATTTATCATAATGTAATAAACTAGCTATAGCTACTCCGCTAGGTCTTGCTTTTTCTATTAAATCTTTAATATCTTCCAATTTACCTGCCCCACTTGCGACAACAACAGGAATAGTAACCGCTTGGACTACTTTTTGGGCAAGTTCTATATCAAAGCCTCTTTGTCTTCCGTCAAAATCAACTGATTGTAAGATAATTTCTCCTGCGCCTCTTTGTTCAACTTCTTTGACCCACTCAAGCACATTTCTACCACTTTGTATTCTGCCACAATCCGTATAACATTCCCACCAGTTATCCCATTTTTTGGCCTCAATATTTACGACGACTGCTTGAGCACCAAATATTTCTGCTGCTCGATTGATAATATCTGGATTTTGTTGTACCGCATAGGTATTAAGAATTACCTTATCTGCTCCAACATGAAAGAGTTTTGAAAAATCCTCAATGCTTTGAACTCCACCACCAACACCAAAAGGTATAAATAATTCATTAGCTGCTTTTTCTATTTCGTCAAATAATATTTCTCTTTGATAAAGTGATGCTACAATATCTATATACATAACCTCATCAGCACCTTGTTCATAGTACTTTTTAGCAAGGTCTAAAGGAGTTCCCATTTTTCGCAACCCCTCAAAGTGAACAGGTTTTACCACAAAAGGTGGTTTAACATCAAGTTTTGCAATTATTCTTGTTCGCATTAATCTTCATCCTTCATTTTTAAATCATAAAATGATTTTTTCAAAATATTTGTTAAATTTATATTTTTAATTACTTCAATAATTTGTTTACTTGCCATTCCATCGCCATAAGGATTTTTAATATCCTGTAAGCTTCTTTGAAACCCTACGCTATAAAGTTTTTCAAACGCTTGAACTATATCTTGCTCAAAAGGCTTACAATCTATCACACTATTTGCTTTAATTCTTCCTTTTTGTCTATCTCCAATATTGATAGTCCCTATTTTAAAACTAGGCGCTTCAGCAAGTCCGCTTGAGCTATTTCCCACTACCGCATCCATAAATTGTAAAGCACTAAGATATCTCAGTTGTCCCAATGAAATAAAGCCTATCGATTTGTCTAAATTCTTAGCTACATATTCATCTATCATTTGATTAATAACTCTTCCATCTGTGTCGCTATTAGCTTTTGTAAAAATTATATTCGTATCTTGAAGTTTATCAAGAGCATTTAATAGTTCTTGAAACTGTTGAGATGCTGTAGAACTTTCCAATGTCACAGGATGAAAAGTAACTAAAATATTTTTTTTATTGAGTTTAAAATCAATTGATTTTTCAAACTCTTCTTTTGAGAGGAAGATGAATCGTTTAATATTTTCTATCCCCATACCACCAACATTAAAAACTTTATTAGGATTTTCTCCAAGCTGAATCACTCTTTTCTTATATTCCTCGTTAGCGACAAAATGAAGATGGCTCATTTTTGTTATACTATGCCTTATTGCCTCATCAAAAGCACCTTCTGTAGTTTCCCCACCATGAAGATGTGCTATTGGGATACGAGCTATCATAGCCGCACTAACCGCAGAAAATATTTCATATCTATCGCCCAAAACAACAAGCAAATCAGGCTTTAATTCTTCATATGCTTCTGCAAAAGAGATTTGTGCAAGTCCCATAGATTTAGAGATACCTACCGAAGAATCAGAAGAAAGCAACATTTCTATCTTTTTATCTATCGTAAATTCTTTTTCTATTTCTTTATAAGTAAGACCAAATTCTGGGCTAAGATGCATACCTGTAGCGATGACTAGAAGCTGTAACTCTTTATCAGCTTTTATCTCTTTCATCAACCAATACAATAAACCATATTCAGCCCTAGTACCCGTTACAACACAAATTTTTTGCTTCATATTAACCCGAAGGTGCTCCTTGTTAATTTTTACACTCGGTTAAGAATATTAATCCTACTATATGCTCTATTTTATTCCCCTGAAAAACACACTACACCCAAAAACTATTCAAAATATTTTTGCATAACACTACTAACAGCATTTGCATGCGAGTCTTCCAAATATTTCAAATAACTATCAATATTTTTTTTACTGACATGATAAAAACTATCATTATTTTTCAAAATATTTTCAAAAATATACTGTGCACTTTTTGCATGAATATGGTTATCATCCGTGAAAAGAGTGTAATCATTGGAAAAATTTTCTATATAATTTAGTGCATAAAAACTATCAATAACTGTTAATAATTGCATATGAAATAATTTTAATTTTTCTATATCGAACATTGCTACCTTATAGTCTGTTAAAGCATCTGTAAAATATGTTATTTTTATATTACGTTGGCGACAAAAATCATCTATTTTTTTGAGTGAAATAAGCGTATCACTCGTCACAGAAAGTAATTCTTTTTCTCGTTTAATATTTGCCTCAAAAATGCGAGTATTTATTTTTGTTGGCGAAAAGTACGTTCCCCTTGTATCTGTTGTCGTACCATTTTCATTCACCATAAATTGCAAATCTTCTTCAAAAACATTTTTTGAAACAGTTTCTATCGAACATAAAGTCGTTTTCTTAGTAATAAGCTTAAGAAGTTTTTCCCAATCATCCATGTTATTATAGTCAGTTATGTGACAATGAGAATATTTATTTAATACGTGGTAGCTTATGTTGTAGT
Protein-coding regions in this window:
- the hisF gene encoding imidazole glycerol phosphate synthase subunit HisF, which produces MRTRIIAKLDVKPPFVVKPVHFEGLRKMGTPLDLAKKYYEQGADEVMYIDIVASLYQREILFDEIEKAANELFIPFGVGGGVQSIEDFSKLFHVGADKVILNTYAVQQNPDIINRAAEIFGAQAVVVNIEAKKWDNWWECYTDCGRIQSGRNVLEWVKEVEQRGAGEIILQSVDFDGRQRGFDIELAQKVVQAVTIPVVVASGAGKLEDIKDLIEKARPSGVAIASLLHYDKYTIKDIKEYLISVGIEVSK
- the hisH gene encoding imidazole glycerol phosphate synthase subunit HisH, which translates into the protein MSNIIGLINYGIAGNIHSIKKAIEKAGGIVKIVNTKEELDNVDKIVIPGVGSFKDAMNELQKDNLLEPLKEAMKAKITLGICLGMQILSKLGFEYGKTDGLCAIEAEVKPMLVDAKVPHMGFNSIDVVKSNKLLAGLEYEEFYFMHSFEVVNYTNIASLTNYAGHKFVSSINANNLYGVQFHPEKSREAGIRLFQNFIAL
- the neuC gene encoding UDP-N-acetylglucosamine 2-epimerase; translation: MKQKICVVTGTRAEYGLLYWLMKEIKADKELQLLVIATGMHLSPEFGLTYKEIEKEFTIDKKIEMLLSSDSSVGISKSMGLAQISFAEAYEELKPDLLVVLGDRYEIFSAVSAAMIARIPIAHLHGGETTEGAFDEAIRHSITKMSHLHFVANEEYKKRVIQLGENPNKVFNVGGMGIENIKRFIFLSKEEFEKSIDFKLNKKNILVTFHPVTLESSTASQQFQELLNALDKLQDTNIIFTKANSDTDGRVINQMIDEYVAKNLDKSIGFISLGQLRYLSALQFMDAVVGNSSSGLAEAPSFKIGTINIGDRQKGRIKANSVIDCKPFEQDIVQAFEKLYSVGFQRSLQDIKNPYGDGMASKQIIEVIKNINLTNILKKSFYDLKMKDED